The proteins below are encoded in one region of Apium graveolens cultivar Ventura chromosome 4, ASM990537v1, whole genome shotgun sequence:
- the LOC141719257 gene encoding F-box/kelch-repeat protein At3g23880-like codes for MANYHDFHEQIVFQILAWVPVIYLFRCKSVCKQWLSIISNPLFDQTRLINSHQRPSILAVAETSGDSRYGFCGISNSFKDSAILHLPTYLSGNQDYWSLSSCNGLVCFSDYKAIDIYLWNPSTRQCCNILSPPKIPSKKWAFTGLYFDSICNDYKILRINVYHKYPVRVEIYSTNSGSWREIEVDDEVETSITSMINCGLVIKETLYINGRDELISFQLHNEMFKLVPLPSVKLRVVMDRRSSIFDYEGRVGLILHCHDDETLSLWLVTRP; via the coding sequence ATGGCAAATTATCATGATTTTCATGAACAAATTGTGTTCCAAATACTTGCATGGGTGCCTGTAATCTATCTGTTCCGATGCAAATCTGTTTGCAAGCAGTGGCTATCTATTATTTCAAACCCTCTATTTGATCAAACTCGTCTCATCAATTCCCATCAAAGACCTTCAATATTAGCAGTTGCTGAAACATCTGGTGACAGTAGATATGGTTTCTGTGGTATCTCCAATTCCTTTAAAGATTCTGCTATTCTCCACTTGCCGACATATTTATCTGGTAATCAAGATTACTGGAGCCTTTCTTCGTGTAATGGTCTTGTCTGTTTCTCCGATTACAAGGCTATCGATATTTACTTATGGAACCCTTCGACTCGACAATGCTGCAACATACTGTCTCCTCCTAAGATACCATCGAAGAAATGGGCATTTACAGGGCTTTACTTTGATTCTATTTGTAATGACTACAAGATTTTAAGGATTAATGTGTATCATAAGTATCCGGTACGAGTAGAAATTTATTCCACAAATTCTGGTTCTTGGAGAGAAATTGAAGTTGATGATGAAGTGGAAACAAGTATAACGTCAATGATAAACTGTGGTCTGGTTATAAAAGAGACGTTATATATAAATGGCAGAGATGAGCTAATATCGTTCCAATTGCATAATGAGATGTTTAAACTAGTCCCATTACCTAGTGTTAAGCTCCGGGTTGTAATGGATAGAAGGTCCAGTATCTTCGATTATGAAGGGCGTGTAGGTTTAATCTTGCATTGCCATGATGATGAAACACTTAGTCTCTGGTTGGTTACTAGACCATGA
- the LOC141720516 gene encoding uncharacterized protein LOC141720516 produces MPYLVRENLSISNINDAAKILEDGSGQVTHILSVLSSSSISFFSEWRSGLSIPTKEIRRVYFGDAGSDVYAGDNSGTLQSSEKLLYLLEYAGKDLKLVRMAVPLRDMERENLLDYLDVCLNFIDESRKLGSILVHCFAGVSRSAAIITAYLMRTERLSLEDALDSLRESCESVCPNDGFMDQLKMFEDMGFKVDHDSSVYKRFHLTQLGDSYNRGERIDSSKLGPDPGLSTEDTSSDSGSSVNKALTSTAAYRCKKCRRLLALQSNVLDHAPGEGETSFDWSKRRSGNPFNKYDDLECSSLFVEPLRWMKIVEEGGVEGKLLCAKCDARLGYFNWSGIQCNCGSWITPAFQLHKSKIDISTL; encoded by the exons ATGCCGTATCTGGTACGAGAAAATTTATCTATCAGCAACATCAATGATGCTGCAAAGATACTCGAGGACGGTAGTGGCCAAGTCACACATATTTTATCAGTTCTAAGCTCTTCCTCAATTTCGTTCTTTTCTGAATGGCGCAGTGGTCTGTCAATCCCCACTAAAGAAATCCGCAGGGTATATTTTGGAGATGCGGGATCTGATGTGTATGCCGGCGACAATTCAGGGACTTTGCAATCATCAGAAAAGCTTCTTTACTTGCTGGAATATGCAGGCAAGGATTTGAAATTAGTGAGGATGGCGGTGCCTCTAAGGGATATGGAGAGAGAGAATTTGCTTGATTATTTGGATGTGTGTTTAAATTTTATTGATGAAAGTAGAAAACTGGGGTCAATCTTGGTCCACTGCTTTGCTGGTGTGTCAAGAAG TGCGGCCATTATTACAGCATACCTGATGAGAACTGAACGACTATCTCTTGAAG ATGCACTAGATTCTTTAAGAGAAAGCTGTGAATCTGTTTGTCCTAATGATGGTTTCATGGATCAG TTGAAAATGTTTGAAGACATGGGTTTCAAGGTTGACCATGATAGCTCTGTATACAAACGCTTCCATCTAACTCAACTAG GTGATTCTTATAATCGTGGAGAAAGAATTGATAGTTCTAAACTTGGACCTGATCCTGGCCTGTCAACAGAAGACACCTCTTCTGATAGTGGGTCGTCTGTGAACAAAGCACTGACTTCTACAGCAGCATACCGCTGCAAAAAGTGTAGAAGGCTTCTTGCATTGCAGAGTAATGTTCTGGATCATGCTCCTGGAGAGGGTGAGACTTCATTCGACTGGTCTAAAAGGAGAAGTGGCAATCCTTTCAACAAATATGATGATCTTGAGTGCTCATCTCTCTTTGTTGAGCCTCTACGTTGGATGAAAATAG TTGAAGAAGGTGGAGTGGAGGGCAAGCTGTTATGTGCAAAATGTGATGCTCGTTTGGGTTATTTCAACTGGTCAGGCATCCAATGCAACTGTGGGTCCTGGATCACCCCAGCCTTCCAGCTCCATAAAAGCAAAATCGATATTAGCACACTCTAA
- the LOC141720517 gene encoding uncharacterized protein LOC141720517: protein MTTARTSTFFTFTYSPKPNQTYPVYPVQRTGYADFAYSPLLLNHHTKLQCISKSIDVKEETTPPISQDDPTPLEVAQEQEQEEEEELAAFDKRRAEEKFAVLNTGISECKSCGYLYDQAAGDPSYPVPPGFSFDKLPEDWRCPTCGAAKSFFENKSVEIAGFAENQQFGLGGNTLTSGQKALLIYGSLLFAFVLFLSGYFLQ, encoded by the coding sequence ATGACTACAGCAAGAACATCTACTTTCTTCACCTTCACTTACTCGCCTAAACCCAATCAAACATACCCGGTATATCCCGTTCAGAGAACAGGGTATGCGGATTTCGCATACTCACCACTCCTACTCAATCACCATACAAAACTCCAATGCATTTCCAAATctatagatgtcaaagaagaaaCAACACCCCCCATTTCACAAGATGATCCAACACCACTAGAAGTAGCACAAGAACAAgaacaagaagaagaagaagagttAGCGGCATTCGATAAACGTCGTGCTGAGGAGAAGTTTGCAGTGCTGAATACAGGAATATCAGAGTGCAAGTCATGTGGATACCTTTATGATCAGGCTGCTGGAGATCCTTCGTATCCGGTACCGCCAGGTTTTTCATTTGACAAACTTCCTGAAGATTGGAGGTGTCCAACATGTGGAGCAGCTAAGAGTTTTTTCGAGAATAAGAGTGTGGAGATTGCGGGGTTTGCTGAGAATCAACAGTTTGGATTGGGTGGTAATACATTAACATCTGGTCAGAAGGCATTACTTATATATGGTAGTTTGTTATTTGCATTTGTTTTGTTTCTATCCGGCTATTTTCTTCAATAG